TGCTGGTGCGCGGGCCCAATGACTTCGAGTATCAGGGGCAGCGGTTCAAGAGCCTGACGGCGATTGCCCGCCACATCACCGGCACGCCTTGGTCGGGCCCCGCGTTCTTCGGCCTCAAGACCAAGGACGGACGGAAGGAGCCGGCATGAGATCACGATGGCCCGCATCCCCGTCGACCATGCCGACGCCTGGTCCCGTCACGCCATCGAGGCGCTGTGCGGTCTACACCCGCAAGTCCACCGACGAGGGATTGGACCAGGAGTACAACAGCCTGGAGGCCCAACGCGACGCGGGGCTGGCCTTCATCGCCAGCCAACGTCATGAGGGCTGGATCGCCATCGAGGAGGGTTATGACGACGGCGGCTACTCCGGCGGCAATCTCGACCGCCCTGCGCTCAAGCGCCTGCTGGCCGACATCGAGGCCGGCAGGATCGACATCGTGGTCGTCTACAAGATCGATCGCCTCACGCGCAGCCTGGCGGACTTCGCCAAGCTGGTGGAGGTGTTCGACCGCAACGGCGTCTCCTTCGTCTCGGTCACGCAGCAGTTCAACACCACCACCTCGATGGGGCGGCTCACGCTCAACATCCTGCTGTCCTTCGCGCAGTTCGAGCGCGAGGTCACCGGCGAGCGCATCCGCGACAAGATCGCCGCCTCCAAGGCGAAGGGCATGTGGATGGGCGGCATGCCGCCGCTGGGCTATGACGTCGTCGATCGCAAGCTCGTCGTCAACGAGCGCGAGGCCGCACTCGTGCGTGACATCTTCCGGCGCTACGCCGAGCATGGCTCGGCTGCACGGCTGGTGCGGGAGATGGCGATCGAGGGGCACACCACCAAGGCCTGGGTGACCCAAGGCGGGCGCCGGCGCACGGGCCGACCCATCGACCAGCAATACATCTTCGCGCTGCTGCGCAACCGCATCTACCTGGGTGAGATCCGCAACCACGGCACGTGGTATCCCGGCCAACACGAAGCGATCGTGCCACGAGACCTGTGGGACGCCGTGCACGCTTTCATCGAGCGCCGCAAGCAGGCGCCGCGCGAACACCGGGCCCAACACCCGGCGCTGCTCGCGGGCCTGCTGTTCGCGCCCGACGGCCAGCGCATGCTGCACACCTTCGTCAAGAAGAAGAGCGGACGCACCTACCGCTACTACGTCCCCTACCTGCACAAGCGTCGTAACGCGGGCGCGAGCCTGGCGCCGGACGCCCCAGACGTCGGCCATCTGCCCGCGGCCGAGATCGAGAACGCGGTGCTGACGCAGATCCACGCGGCGCTCTCGGCGCCGGAGGTGCTGATCGGTACCTGGCGGGCGTGCCAGCGCCACCCGGCGGGTGCCGCCCTCGACGAAGCGCAGGTGGTGGTGGCGATGCGACGCATCGGCGACGTGTGGGCGCAGTTGTTCCCGGCCGAGCAGCAACGCATCGCGCGGCTGCTGATCGAGCGGGTCCAACTGCATGAGTACGGACTCGACATCCTCTGGCGTGAAGACGGCTGGCTGGGATTGGGGCCCGAGATCGGCGTGCATCCCTTGGTCGACGAGTGCCGCGCGCCTGCCGAGGAGGTCTTGACATGACCCGCTCGCCTCCCGATCCGACGCCGAACTCCCGCCGTCGCGCGATCCGCATCGAGGTCGGCAACGATGCGCGCAGCTACGTCAGCGCAGGGCAGCGGGTGACCCTGGTGCCCCTGACGATCAAGCGGAGGCAC
The DNA window shown above is from Aerosticca soli and carries:
- a CDS encoding recombinase family protein, giving the protein MPTPGPVTPSRRCAVYTRKSTDEGLDQEYNSLEAQRDAGLAFIASQRHEGWIAIEEGYDDGGYSGGNLDRPALKRLLADIEAGRIDIVVVYKIDRLTRSLADFAKLVEVFDRNGVSFVSVTQQFNTTTSMGRLTLNILLSFAQFEREVTGERIRDKIAASKAKGMWMGGMPPLGYDVVDRKLVVNEREAALVRDIFRRYAEHGSAARLVREMAIEGHTTKAWVTQGGRRRTGRPIDQQYIFALLRNRIYLGEIRNHGTWYPGQHEAIVPRDLWDAVHAFIERRKQAPREHRAQHPALLAGLLFAPDGQRMLHTFVKKKSGRTYRYYVPYLHKRRNAGASLAPDAPDVGHLPAAEIENAVLTQIHAALSAPEVLIGTWRACQRHPAGAALDEAQVVVAMRRIGDVWAQLFPAEQQRIARLLIERVQLHEYGLDILWREDGWLGLGPEIGVHPLVDECRAPAEEVLT